Proteins encoded within one genomic window of Mesobacillus subterraneus:
- a CDS encoding MGMT family protein, whose product MTSFTNNVIRIIQTIPYGKVMTYGQIARAAGSPRSARQVVRILHSMSEKYDLPWHRVINSKGEIGIRDEEMYITQKMLLESEGIRFQTERSLPLKSYSWNIDLAQVEIDFHKNP is encoded by the coding sequence TTGACCAGTTTTACTAATAACGTAATAAGAATCATTCAGACAATCCCATACGGGAAAGTGATGACATATGGACAAATAGCAAGAGCTGCTGGAAGTCCCAGATCAGCAAGACAGGTTGTCCGAATACTTCATTCTATGTCAGAAAAATACGACCTTCCATGGCATAGGGTAATTAATTCAAAAGGAGAAATTGGCATTCGTGATGAAGAAATGTACATTACCCAAAAAATGTTGCTGGAATCTGAAGGAATCCGATTCCAAACAGAAAGATCCTTGCCGCTTAAAAGCTATTCATGGAATATTGATTTGGCGCAGGTAGAGATTGATTTTCATAAGAATCCCTAA
- a CDS encoding Na-translocating system protein MpsC family protein produces MEGAVLEKEISVFIGELLRDNFGCGPSNVFCTISRLLVSIYITNFLSPMENTLLTNHQSVLCPKNKRFKRKNNRLLC; encoded by the coding sequence ATGGAAGGAGCAGTGCTTGAAAAAGAAATAAGTGTGTTTATTGGGGAATTATTAAGAGATAATTTTGGCTGCGGACCAAGCAATGTATTTTGCACCATCTCAAGGCTGTTGGTATCAATCTATATTACGAATTTTCTATCACCGATGGAGAATACTCTCCTAACTAATCATCAAAGCGTTTTATGTCCAAAAAACAAGAGATTTAAACGCAAA